One Aegilops tauschii subsp. strangulata cultivar AL8/78 chromosome 7, Aet v6.0, whole genome shotgun sequence genomic window carries:
- the LOC109779157 gene encoding uncharacterized protein At1g01500, with translation MDQPASDAGGFLEVRLFYVRLSPRGSGAAAPPRLSLAIHHAGAEASPSSLPLRLDRRDPVSGEATYVSTAAARLPPPDASFEVADHRDAALLRGTLRRCPDAKADSPAWAIDCVPADAAVASASAFEVYVAGYCAGEPAVLTRALRLATPEEAAGGLVRRRSAPLAAMCDEDESDLNMGTRAYPEGWYSDDDDGQLTWFNAGVRVGVGIGLGVCVGVGIGVGLLMSSYQATARNLKRRFF, from the exons ATGGACCAGCCGGCGTCGGACGCCGGCGGCTTTCTCGAGGTCCGCCTCTTCTACGTGCGCCTATCGCCCCGCGGCTCCGGAGCTGCCGCCCCGCCACGGCTCTCGCTGGCCATCCACCACGCCGGGGCCGAGGCCTCCCCCTCCTCGCTCCCTCTCCGCCTCGACCGCCGCGACCCAGTCTCTGGCGAGGCCACCTACGTCTCCACCGCGGCCGCGCGCCTCCCCCCACCCGACGCCTCCTTCGAGGTTGCAGACCACCGCGACGCCGCCCTCCTCCGAGGCACCCTTCGACGGTGCCCTGACGCCAAGGCCGATTCCCCTGCCTGGGCGATCGACTGCGTCCCCGCCGATGCAGCGGTGGCCTCAGCCTCGGCCTTTGAGGTCTATGTTGCCGGGTACTGTGCAGGCGAACCCGCCGTTCTCACGCGAGCCCTGCGGCTGGCCACCCCGGAAGAGGCTGCTGGCGGGTTGGTTCGCCGGCGATCAGCGCCTTTGGCG GCTATGTGTGATGAAGACGAGAGTGACTTGAACATGGGAACCAGGGCATACCCTGAAGGATGGTACTCTGATGACGACGACGGGCAACTCACATGGTTCAACGCTGGTGTTAGGGTTGGCGTCGGGATTGGCCTGGGAGTCTGTGTTGGAGTTGGTATAGGCGTTGGGCTCCTCATGAGCTCCTACCAAGCAACGGCCAGGAACCTGAAGAGGCGGTTCTTCTGA